The following are encoded in a window of Megalops cyprinoides isolate fMegCyp1 chromosome 16, fMegCyp1.pri, whole genome shotgun sequence genomic DNA:
- the LOC118791458 gene encoding NF-kappa-B-activating protein-like: protein MPSVNRSRSRSTEPLSIHNRERHGRSRSRSRSLSPAQRPSSNRDRDRSFTESRHSRRSDSRERCGTRFHMKSSRSRSRSRERVTWSSQRNAREDHGSRFGRYDKRDDFYQQKEETFFARRLQERERIGELGSPEVWGYSPRIREPDSDEHTPVEEVKISSSSDSSSEEEKRKKRKKKRKSKKKKHRKHSEDSESETDSEEEEVKKKRKKKKSKKKKSKKNKKKKSKKGRKQSSDSSSEQSEEEEDEDHSGGLWVEKTCPEAHIVGPEVPLTLLPQDDRPLDFGHALLPGEGAAMAEYVKAGKRIPRRGEIGLTSDEIVSFEKQGFVMSGSRHRRMEAVRLRKENQIYSADEKRALASFNQEERRKRESKILSSFREMVHRKTKGKEKA, encoded by the exons ATGCCTTCGGTCAATCGGTCAAGAAGCCGCAGTACAGAGCCCCTGAGCATCCACAATAGAGAACGACATGGTCGATCTAGGAGTCGTTCTCGCAGTTTAAGCCCGGCGCAGCGGCCAAGCAGCAATCGGGACCGGGACAGAAGCTTCACGGAAAGCCGGCATTCCCGACGATCCGATTCTAGGGAGAGATGTGGGACGAGATTTCACATGAAGAGCTCTCGCAGTCGATCCAGGTCGAGGGAAAGAGTGACCTGGTCCAGCCAGCGGAATGCGAGAGAAGACCACGGATCACGGTTTGGCCGCTACGACAAAAGAGATGATTTTTATCAGCAGAAAGAAGAAACTTTTTTCGCCAG aCGGCTACAGGAACGGGAGAGGATTGGAGAATTGGGGTCACCTGAAGTGTGGGGCTACTCGCCAAGAATAAGAGAACCAGA ttctgATGAGCACACCCCTGTCGAAGAGGTGAAAATCAGTAGCAGTTCTGATTCAAGTTCCGAAG aggaaaagaggaagaaacggaagaagaagagaaagtccaaaaagaaaaagcacagaaaacattCTGAAGACAGCGAGTCTGAGACTGACTCTGAGG agGAAGAAGTGAAAAAGAAGcgcaagaagaaaaaaagcaaaaa GAAGaagtcaaagaaaaacaagaagaagaagagcaaGAAGGGCCGCAAACAGTCAAGTGACTCCAGCAGCGAGCAgtctgaagaggaggaggatgaggaccATAGCGGAGGGCTGTGGGTGGAGAAAACATGCCCAGAAGCCCACATCGTGGGCCCGGAGGTTCCCCTTACTCTCCTGCCCCAGGACGACAGACCTCTGGA TTTTGGCCACGCGCTGCTGCCAGGCGAAGGTGCCGCCATGGCTGAGTATGTGAAAGCAGGCAAGCGCATCCCGCGGAGAGGCGAGATTGGGCTGACCAGTGACGAGATCGTAAGCTTTGAGAAACAAGGCTTCGTGATGAGTGGCAGCAG aCATCGGCGCATGGAGGCTGTGCGTCTGAGAAAGGAGAACCAGATCTACAGCGCGGACGAGAAGCGAGCCCTAGCCTCCTTCAACCAGGAGGAGcgcaggaagagggagagcaagaTCCTGTCCAGTTTCCGGGAGATGGTGCACAGGAAAACTAAAGGCAAAGAGAAAGCGTAA
- the upf3b gene encoding regulator of nonsense transcripts 3B, translating into MKEDKENTRPKEKKVEIKCEENEPEKPSKEKKEAMTKIVVRRLPPSLTKEELEEQLQPLPEVDYLEFFSNDTSLYPHLFSRAYINFKNQEDIVLFRDRFDGYVFIDNRGQEYPAIVEFAPFQKIAKKRSKKKDAKAGTIEEDPDYKKFLEYYNGDDEKLTSTPETLLEEIEAKTKELVAKKTTPLLDFLKNKQRIREEKKEERRRRELERKRLRDEERRKWREEDRRKRKEAEKLKKAEKTQDKDREKSKEEPKIKLLKKPEKGEDADPEKPKEKVKKAEKDKPKDDRALGAADSKKRQNNESREERARSKMEEDGRKEYRDRDPERERERRQREKERMRRQDEERRRKRDRQDGENYRKREEEEKKEKERVWERRKTENATEPSGPADKPEKQAKDEKKEESAKRDRVRNKDRPAIQLYQPGARSRNRAGGADQAGERKSAGESKSPREKAED; encoded by the exons atgaaagaagacaAGGAGAACACCCGCCCGAAGGAGAAGAAGGTGGAGATAAAATGCGAAGAAAACGAACCAGAGAAGCCGAGTAAGGAGAAGAAGGAAGCGATGACAAAg ATAGTGGTCCGTCGTCTTCCACCCAGCCTAACTAAGGAAGAACTTGAGGAGCAATTGCAGCCCCTTCCCGAGGTGGACTACCTGGAATTTTTCTCTAATGACACcag CCTCTACCCCCACCTATTCTCCAGAGCATACATCAATTTCAAGAATCAAGAGGATATTGTCCTTTTCAGGGACCGGTTTGATGGATATGTTTTCATAGACAATCGAG GACAGGAATACCCAGCCATTGTTGAGTTTGCACCTTTCCAAAAGATTGCCAAAAAGAGGAGCAAGAAAAAGGATGCCAAAGCAGGAACTATTGAAGAAG ATCCTGACTACAAGAAATTTTTGGAGTATTACAATGGAGATGACGAAAAGTTAACATCTACTCCTGAAACTCTGCTGGAAGAAATAGAGGCCAAAACAAAGGAATTAGTAG CTAAGAAAACAACTCCTCTCTTGGACTTCCTGAAAAACAAGCAG CGAATcagggaggagaagaaggaggagaggaggcggAGGGAGCTGGAGCGCAAGCGTCTGCGGGACGAGGAGCGCCGCAAGTGGCGGGAGGAGGACAGGCGGAAACGCAAGGAGGCGGAGAAGCTCAAGAAAGCGGAGAAGACCCAGGACAAGGACAGGGAGAAGTCAAAGGAGGAGCCTAAGATCAAG CTCTTGAAGAAGCCAGAGAAAGGGGAGGATGCTGATCCAGAGAAGCCCAAAGAGAAGGTGAAGAAAGCCGAGAAGGATAAGCCGAAGGACGACAGGGCTTTGGGGGCTGCTGACTCAAAGAAGCGTCAAAACAATGAAAGCCGTGAGGAGAGGGCAAGGAG CAAAATGGAGGAGGACGGACGCAAGGAGTACAGGGATCGGGACCCGGAGCGCGAGAGGGAGCGGCGccagagggagaaggagcgCATGAGGAGACAGGACGAAGAGCGGCGGAGGAAGAGGGACCGCCAGGATGGCGAGAATTACAGGAAacgagaggaggaagaaaagaaggagaaggagcgcgtctgggagaggaggaagacgGAGAACGCCACAGAACCCTCTGGTCCCGCTGATAAGCCAGAGAAGCAAGCCAAAGACGAAAAGAAGGAGGAAAGTGCCAAGAGAGACCGAGTTAGAAACAAG GACCGGCCTGCCATACAGCTGTACCAGCCGGGTGCCAGAAGCCGCAATCGGGCAGGCGGAGCAGACCAGGCTGGCGAGAGGAAGTCGGCGGGCGAGAGCAAGAGTCCCCGAGAGAAAGCGGAGGACTGA
- the sowahd gene encoding ankyrin repeat domain-containing protein SOWAHC → MYDSTNIQELSDNISSGANLNSHLGGAASLLDEEEESGCSTANASGKGSHVPAIVRASGEYTNSLEERASRVEAAPHASTRRTRLHRQHEVSEPGYVGAASVRGVSQKLSIEGPEKGSHSPAMRKKYLKDLFVNNGLHSGLGSILLSSRNSSASSKDCDHDAPYCAEESSNSNTCWALDPMEHAWMLLVVDGNFDTIVDYLSEDFSLLTKKDFVSGFTAIHWLAKYGKGETLIKLLKYAENEGFPVNVNLKASGGLTPLHVAAMHGQYMVVKILVGAFGANVDAMDYNGKRAWQYLKSNAPAEMKDLLGGMDDEYGTVGYHNANNSGSAAQSSKCDAQKGEDEVDSFTRRNERSRFGSFRKLFAPLLHFASRSTGNSVDTNY, encoded by the coding sequence ATGTATGACAGCACTAACATCCAGGAGCTATCAGATAATATCAGTTCTGGCGCTAATTTGAATTCTCATTTGGGCGGAGCGGCATCGCTGctggatgaggaggaggaatcTGGATGCAGTACAGCGAATGCCAGTGGAAAAGGCTCCCACGTCCCAGCAATCGTCAGGGCGTCGGGGGAATATACTAATAGCCTGGAAGAGCGTGCGTCCAGGGTCGAGGCTGCGCCTCACGCTTCAACACGCCGGACACGGCTGCACAGGCAGCACGAGGTGAGCGAACCTGGCTACGTCGGTGCAGCCAGCGTCCGCGGCGTTTCGCAGAAATTATCGATAGAAGGACCCGAAAAGGGCTCTCATAGCCCAGCCATGcgaaaaaaatacttaaaagaCCTGTTTGTAAACAACGGTCTGCATAGTGGGCTCGGAAGCATACTGCTGTCATCCAGGAACTCTAGCGCATCTTCCAAAGACTGCGACCACGACGCACCTTACTGCGCGGAGGaaagcagtaacagtaacacatGTTGGGCTCTCGATCCTATGGAGCATGCATGGATGCTGTTAGTTGTGGATGGGAATTTTGACACCATCGTGGATTATCTTTCCGAGGATTTCAGTCTGTTGACCAAAAAGGATTTTGTCAGTGGTTTCACCGCGATCCACTGGCTGGCGAAGTACGGGAAGGGTGAAACACTGATAAAGCTGTTGAAGTATGCTGAAAACGAGGGGTTTCCAGTAAATGTAAACTTGAAAGCAAGTGGAGGTCTCACTCCGCTGCACGTTGCTGCGATGCACGGACAGTACATGGTCGTTAAAATTTTGGTCGGCGCCTTCGGTGCTAATGTGGACGCCATGGATTATAATGGAAAGAGAGCTTGGCAGTACCTCAAAAGCAACGCCCCTGCGGAGATGAAGGACCTTCTAGGCGGGATGGATGATGAGTATGGAACTGTTGGGTACCACAACGCCAACAACAGCGGGAGCGCAGCACAGTCCTCTAAATGTGACGCTCAAAAGGGGGAGGATGAGGTAGACTCCTTCACCAGGAGAAATGAGCGTTCTAGATTCGGATCTTTCAGAAAGTTATTTGCCCCGTTATTACATTTTGCCAGCAGAAGCACTGGAAACTCAGTGGATACGAACTATTGA
- the zbtb33 gene encoding transcriptional regulator Kaiso yields MSRLKLISATDTQYSGSLLKSVNEQRNVGLFCDVTIIVNDRKFKAHRNILSASSAYFHELFSATGQVIELNFVRAEIFEEILNYIYCSRIIRVRSDLLEELIAAGRALGVKFIANLGVPLSLIRGLPGFSKDKEEDVKAAQGNNDLTSQAGSACMPIVTDEFSLTAEEFVQTDGSGNLDNSDVLFVSKQEPQNLGVSSSMSLTPESSEVTDRGGSSVEMDEVPKEKKGTSSESSAAGTKEDGETEKKTDTPPAETLEGGVLKSSLHSSTSTSLPTPIESPDTTINVPPSPASSSSLCSTPATPAQTNCSPTKSPSSSLPKENQEVLGVQQKHLNAVLEKSKAPPADFKIKVADGRSSSSTKNGARLNSPKAITAVKKTITLDKASEIDSLSTGCKVYANIGENTYDIVPMKEDPGEGDSKASRGRKAPMTPPFSPEMSPHSPRGASSKKKAKVEQDDHYELIMDGKTFYVCIVCKRPYVCLTSLRRHFNTHSWEKKYPCHYCDKVFALAEYRTKHEVYHTGERRYQCLLCNEFFINYQLLSSHCKQVHNQDPSGRKEKDDTNNNLYRLLPCKTVQFKPYSYVTDNSGGIPVINEEGIVYHVDPAKEPMAAPGPHPPNQGKAVNWDDIFVEPGAHVQQPEPLPQRPETHTNPTERSSDFDFVIPETY; encoded by the coding sequence ATGTCGAGGTTAAAGCTGATTTCTGCAACTGACACACAGTATTCAGGGTCATTACTGAAGTCTGTCAACGAGCAGCGGAATGTTGGATtgttctgtgatgtcaccatAATTGTAAATGATCGTAAGTTCAAGGCCCACAGGAACATCCTGTCAGCGTCCAGTGCTTATTTCCACGAGCTCTTCTCTGCGACCGGGCAGGTGATCGAGTTGAATTTTGTCAGAGCAGAGATCTTTGAGGAAATCCTGAACTACATCTACTGCTCCAGGATCATTCGGGTTCGCTCTGACTTGCTGGAGGAGCTCATTGCAGCCGGTCGGGCCTTGGGTGTGAAATTCATTGCTAATTTGGGTGTTCCGCTCTCCCTGATTAGAGGCTTACCTGGCTTTTccaaagacaaagaggaagatgTGAAAGCTGCACAAGGAAATAATGATCTCACCTCTCAGGCTGGATCAGCGTGCATGCCCATTGTAACTGATGAGTTTTCGCTGACTGCGGAAGAGTTTGTGCAGACTGATGGGTCTGGTAACCTTGACAACAGTGATGTTCTCTTTGTCTCCAAGCAGGAGCCCCAAAATTTGGGGGTGTCTAGCAGCATGTCGCTCACGCCTGAGTCCTCCGAAGTCACGGATAGGGGTGGATCTTCTGTAGAAATGGATGAGGTGCccaaggaaaagaaagggacGAGCTCTGAATCCAGTGCTGCTGGGACAAAGGAGGATGGGGAAACggagaaaaaaactgacacGCCTCCAGCTGAAACTTTAGAGGGAGGCGTGTTAAAGTCTTCTCTCCACAGCAGCACCTCCACCTCTCTGCCCACCCCAATAGAATCGCCAGACACCACAATCAATGTTCCCCCATCACCTGCAAGTTCCTCCTCCCTGTGCAGCACACCAGCTACCCCAGCACAAACAAACTGCTCCCCTACCAAATCTCCCAGCAGCTCCCTGCCTAAAGAAAACCAAGAAGTGTTGGGGGTCCAGCAGAAGCACTTGAACGCGGTTTTGGAAAAATCGAAAGCCCCCCCGGCAGACTTCAAAATTAAGGTCGCGGATGGTAGGTCATCAAGCAGCACCAAAAATGGGGCAAGACTGAACAGCCCTAAAGCTATCACGGcggtaaaaaaaacaataacgcTGGACAAGGCATCAGAAATTGATTCCTTGTCTACCGGCTGCAAGGTCTACGCCAACATCGGGGAGAACACATATGACATTGTTCCTATGAAGGAGGACCCAGGTGAAGGTGATTCCAAAGCCAGCAGGGGGAGGAAGGCACCGATGACCCCTCCTTTCAGTCCCGAAATGTCCCCTCATTCACCCAGGGGGGCCTCAAGCAAGAAGAAGGCGAAGGTTGAGCAGGACGACCACTACGAGCTGATCATGGACGGGAAGACCTTTTACGTGTGCATCGTGTGCAAGCGTCCCTACGTGTGTCTGACAAGCCTGAGGCGACACTTCAACACCCACTCCTGGGAGAAGAAGTACCCCTGCCATTACTGTGACAAGGTGTTTGCCCTGGCGGAGTACAGAACGAAACACGAGGTCTACCACACGGGGGAGCGGCGTTACCAGTGCTTGCTGTGCAACGAGTTTTTCATCAACTACCagcttctctcctctcactgcaAGCAGGTCCACAACCAGGACCCCTCGGGCAGGAAGGAGAAGGACGACACCAACAACAACCTGTACCGCCTGCTGCCCTGTAAAACGGTGCAGTTCAAGCCCTACTCGTATGTCACTGACAACTCAGGGGGAATCCCGGTCATCAACGAGGAAGGGATTGTCTACCATGTGGACCCTGCAAAGGAGCCCATGGCAGCCCCAGGGCCTCACCCTCCCAACCAGGGCAAAGCGGTGAACTGGGATGATATCTTTGTAGAGCCGGGGGCACATGTCCAGCAACCAGAGCCACTCCCCCAGCGCCCAGAGACTCACACAAACCCTACCGAGCGCTCCTCAGATTTCGATTTTGTTATACCAGAGACCTATTGA
- the rpl39 gene encoding 60S ribosomal protein L39, producing the protein MSSHKTFRIKRFLAKKQKQNRPIPQWIRMKTGNKIRYNSKRRHWRRTKLGL; encoded by the exons ATG TCTTCTCACAAGACGTTTAGGATCAAGCGCTTTCTTGCcaagaagcagaagcagaaccGACCCATCCCGCAGTGGATCCGCATGAAAACTGGCAACAAGATCAG GTACAACTCCAAGAGGAGACACTGGCGGAGGACCAAGCTGGGCCTGTAA
- the ndufa1 gene encoding NADH dehydrogenase [ubiquinone] 1 alpha subcomplex subunit 1, with amino-acid sequence MWYEILPSFAIMTVCLIIPGVATANIHKFTNGGKEKRIARVPYQWYLLERDRRVSGVGRHYESKGLENIN; translated from the exons ATGTGGTACGAAATATTGCCTAGTTTTGCTATCATGACGGTTTGTCTGATTATTCCTGGTGTCGCCACTGCAAATATCCACAAATTCACAAACGGCGGAAAG GAAAAAAGAATCGCACGGGTTCCTTACCAGTGGTACCTGCTGGAGAGAGACCGGCGAGTGTCTGGTGTTGGACGACATTATGAATCCAAG GGACTAGAAAACATAAACTGA